One segment of Vibrio gazogenes DNA contains the following:
- a CDS encoding GNAT family N-acetyltransferase: protein MNNVICSKYGITLRKWNDDDIQGYATLASDEENMKFISSGQARTIDVIRNEVDRFRQNQEQKGWARWVVSQGTNAPFMGYAGFEEKQFGINFGMRYLPKYWGTPWTYLAGHTALCWAFDVLGFTSVYTLTNIKHTRAIQMNLKYLNLNREQCRIVFTPFGEHLKIDYDRDNFFKVRDKNESTAQKLYQYIQKQEARETVHAKY, encoded by the coding sequence ATGAATAACGTAATATGTAGCAAATACGGCATCACGCTGCGCAAGTGGAACGATGATGATATTCAGGGGTATGCGACATTGGCTTCCGATGAAGAAAATATGAAGTTTATCTCTTCCGGACAAGCAAGAACAATCGATGTCATCAGAAATGAGGTTGATCGATTCAGACAAAATCAGGAACAAAAAGGATGGGCTCGCTGGGTGGTTTCTCAAGGAACCAATGCCCCTTTTATGGGGTACGCAGGATTTGAAGAAAAACAATTTGGTATTAACTTCGGGATGCGTTACTTACCAAAATACTGGGGAACCCCCTGGACATATTTAGCAGGACATACCGCATTATGCTGGGCCTTTGATGTACTGGGATTCACATCCGTTTATACACTTACGAACATCAAACACACTCGTGCCATTCAGATGAATCTGAAATACCTCAACCTTAACCGTGAACAATGCCGAATTGTTTTCACGCCATTCGGTGAACACCTCAAGATTGACTATGACCGGGATAACTTTTTCAAGGTCAGAGACAAAAACGAAAGTACTGCTCAAAAGTTATACCAGTACATTCAGAAACAAGAAGCACGGGAAACAGTACATGCAAAATATTGA
- a CDS encoding HAD-IB family phosphatase — protein sequence MNVIFDFDNTLLPEESTVEILKIALSHKKGGDETIRYLAEIAPRAFAGRATWQEKLFMLRTAMFVTKQTVDQYVSSRIDALDPVLKEIFRSLTDKGIKLHVISGGYTEWIAPLLDAWGIQYDQLTANRFIWLGNRVLSIRPSPLLSSKGKVQVIERWKSQNKTTGKFIIVGDGSADQDTLRYHASDAFVSAEYFQNNQLPSMEQMRRASTPAEVGQHIDHFLTQLCSS from the coding sequence ATGAATGTCATCTTTGATTTTGATAATACGTTACTGCCGGAAGAGAGTACGGTAGAAATCTTGAAAATCGCATTGAGTCATAAAAAAGGCGGTGATGAAACAATCCGGTATCTGGCAGAAATTGCACCGCGGGCATTTGCCGGACGTGCAACTTGGCAAGAAAAACTGTTCATGCTTAGAACCGCGATGTTTGTCACTAAGCAAACCGTTGATCAGTATGTGTCAAGCCGGATAGATGCTTTAGACCCCGTGTTAAAAGAAATATTTCGTTCGTTAACCGACAAAGGTATCAAGCTCCATGTTATCTCTGGCGGTTATACGGAGTGGATTGCCCCGTTATTAGATGCATGGGGCATTCAATATGATCAACTCACTGCGAATCGTTTTATCTGGCTGGGAAATCGAGTGCTCAGTATACGACCTTCCCCACTACTTTCCTCAAAGGGGAAAGTACAGGTCATCGAGCGATGGAAAAGTCAGAATAAAACGACGGGTAAGTTTATCATTGTTGGTGACGGCTCAGCCGATCAAGATACATTACGCTATCACGCCAGTGATGCCTTTGTATCAGCGGAATATTTCCAAAACAATCAGCTCCCTTCGATGGAACAGATGAGACGGGCTTCAACGCCGGCAGAGGTGGGGCAGCATATTGACCATTTCTTAACACAGCTCTGCTCTAGTTAA